The Salarias fasciatus chromosome 11, fSalaFa1.1, whole genome shotgun sequence genomic interval cggatgctagcgccaacaagatggcggccttaaaggagagaaagcggtcctccgcctgctccaaaggctcgaaggaggtcccttaaggccctccaacaccacatggaggtcccatggagagaccacatgcctggggagcggtcgcaaccgacacgccccgcgtagaaaccgcttcacaagcgggtgactgcgtgcagaaaagcggccgaaaccgccgtggcccgctgtgatggccgatgcaaacaccgccagggtggatgcagcgcgaccgctgtccagcagggcctggaggaactccaaaaccccaccaatggtgcaggagaccgggtccaagcccctctccgagcaccacgacgtgaagagcttccaccgatacctgtaggccttgacagtagagggggccctggcactctggatggtggacaccaccgctggggggaggtctggttccaccagcctcacccgctcagcctcgaagccaggagcctcccgcccaggaaggggcgggaccgaagggcgcctcctgcctgctgcagtgcgtcgggcccgtcgggaatcggccacgggtccccgactgccaactgaaccacgtccgggaaccaccgcgcactcggggtgtccggagccaccacgatcacgtgaagattgtgcaacctcaccctgcgcagcagcggggtcaagaggtggactggagggaacgcgtacaggatgcccgacggccagctcctgtgtgcgaaggcgtctacccctagagggggggcgtctgtcgacctgagcgagaaccagagtgggcactgtgcgttctctgcactggcgaaaaggtctgccactgggcatccgaacctgcgccagagtcgggctgcgacccacggggacaggccccactcgtcgtggagtgggcctccccgggacattctgtctgcactgacgttgaggactccgggcacgtgacgcgctctgagagacgcgaggtcccggtccgcccaccggaggatctctgccgctatgcgatgaagagggggagaccgggtccccccctgcctgttcatgtacgcgaccaccgtagtgttgtccgtcctgatgagcacatggctgtccttcagcctggcttggaaatggagcaggaccctctgcaccgccgtcatttccagcacattgatgtgagtgggagtcaaatcccaagcaccgcccaccgcgtggtggtctagggtgcctccccaccccgcgagagacgcatcggtgaacactccgacgtgatgcgacacgcagcccaggggaactccttgcattaggagagcaggatccatccaataaaggagatcctggcgtgcttggggcggatgcgggaaccgtttgcatccgtcccacttccccacgcagcggaggcgtgcaaaccaccgttgcagcctgcgcatgtgtagaaggcccagccggaccactgggtgggccgcggccattaaacccaggatgGTCCTGATCAGatgaaccccgaccaggggtgtggtcactgcagacctcagggtcgagagaagggaggtccgtctctcctcggagaggcgggcagtcatagagagcgagtccagctccaaccccagataagccatgctctgagctggggtgagcgcgctcttgtgtcggttcaccatgaaccccaggagctcgatgtggtgcaggacctgggtcgtgtgcagcacagcctcctgatgagaggacgccagtatgagccagtcgtcgatgtaagtgaggatcctcagaccatgacgacggaggggctccaacgctgctttgacacacttggtaaaggtgcgaggggcgagagagtagccgaaggggagccggttgtattgaaaatacctggtccccacggcaaagcggaggaagcctctgtgccttctgagaatggggatgtggaagtaggcgtccgtcaggtcgatcgaagtcatccagtccccaggtcgaatgctctccaggaggtgtttcaCCGTCAGCATgcagaacctcctggtggctatgtgagtgttgaggaccctcaggtccagaatgggtcttacacccccgcttttcttggggaccaagaagtagggggaataaaaacccgagtgcgcctctgtcgcgctcagctccgtgaccgcaccccggcggaggagtgaggctacttctgcctcgagagcagccgtccccgcagggcatgcgagccgcgtacgaaggatgccgttgaagagaggcggacgacaggcgaactgcagggcataaccgtttgtcagtgtcctggacagccagggagaaagcggtcccaacataacatgccacgtgtgaaaccggagcgtgagtggctgtaccactgccggcggggacggcccacccgtcctcccggcctcgggagacggggggcccccggcgaaagggctgtggagcaagcgtcccctgaatgagagcgggccGCCGCCAGGGGGCcgcggaccagcgctttgctggggacaacccgagcagaggcagcgcgatcccggagttttccgggtcgctgtccttggtgctgatgtcggagccttccggatcgctggccgtgatgctgaagccggagccgggacgctcaatagcgggagcccgggacggcagagctccgctgctccgaggctccgccgtgacaacacacggggaagccgagggagcgctgccgggagcaacacgaataaggccgggatcggggcgctttacggtGGACACCTGGGCtggcgtgagtccgccgctcggcggagaaactccgctgggagcggcatgagtggcgccggggctggagcgctgcatgtcggcagcccggggcgtaacggcaccgccgctctgatgCCTCGTCATTTTAAGacgagcggaggtcggcggacaaacgctgctgagagtgctatgggtgcggccggggccgggataccccacagcggggatccgggccgggacggagccgtcgctctgatgcttcgaaatgctcactcgagccgaagccggtggagagtgcagcctgaagcgtttgcggggcgctgaaaagacatcagcagcgcactgcttgcGTGAtgcacacagcgggaaagctagcggctccagcgcgctgctatgccccgcgtccgcagccacattgcggccagagcgtgaagaaagcgccggtgaagaggcggttccgtgcgcattccgctcaccatcctcagccgccttatcgcggagcgggaggagggagggagaagggcccagccgggttttgcacttttcgatcatgctaacacgggggagaggagggactgctgctctttggaagatgtaacaggcctgacggcctttatttgcatgtttgctgccaggtgcgggtcgagcggacggggcgctccgtgtctcgggagcgcaGGACtgtctgggctgatcggcggaaagacggtccggtctgtccaggtgccgaggtgctccaaggagcgggacgccgctggtccgctgagcgacggcgctgcggcggcggctcacggcggggctggaggtgtggggcgagctgctgcgagcctcgtgctgctgcctccaggcgctcgatgatcacctgtatatcgggcccaaaaagagaagaggtggacagggggagtcccaggacgccccgctggtcccgctcagataaagaagacagaccaagccacaggtgcctcatggcgagctgtgtgttggccatgacgcggcctccactgacggcgatggctctgcacatgcgcatcaggacttcggccgtattttggacttccacgatgtcttcggggaaaagctgggacttctcgtggcagatcttgtccacagagcccaggaagaaggtcatgttattggctagggcgaacgtcaggttgccgctagcgtagccacgatccaggaagctcgccatgcgcctgtccctttccgacggcagcacgggctttccgccgggccaggcggaggatcgggggaggaggcacagccgaacggagtcctcaatggcaggcactccggagaccggcggccagccctccacacaagaatactctcggtagcccttcgccgtacccttggcggcaagtggcgtaccccagtcccgctgcacgtgagcttgaaacgacggcacggcgggacataggaccgcagtccgggaccgagcccgtgaccgggttgccagcccgagtgcaaaatcacgctgcaccggctccggaggctgcggcggcagtgcgaggccggtgcgctcgatggctgaagtgaagagccctgcgaggtgctccacaggttcatgggggagacgggatgcggtggaggcggagtcgaaccgagtcgaactccgtgacacagacgctgctgctgctgctgctgctgctgctgctgctgctgctgctgacgctgccgcggatctcggcccagtcgtaggcggcagcggcggcggtctcctcggcgtcgtcctcaccggcaggagcaggggaggttgcgcccatgaaggctgctcgccactggctctcttcgagcggcagcgcgaggcaggctgggcaggaggtccgctggcggtgatgctgccagccaaggcagaggaagcagagctcgtgacagtcctgcacgatgagcggaatgccgcaggagcggcagaagaacggcccgacgcccgatggcgactggtcccgggccggcgaatccatcctagtcgaatcttgatccggagaatagaggcttctaagtctcatggagatgctgagaaagaagaagggtttgcttagcgccatccgaggttatgtaccctcggtgtggagcgtggcgctgcgccatcacatgcgggggattggtgcgtcaagctttgtatagtcgcagtggattggacagagattggaggtgtgccactagcgaagcccgtaggcgggctaagcacttacgaagtagaacatGTGCGTCTTTAGATCCAGGACTGTGAATCTCTGCAATTGAACTGTAAACAAAGGTTGTCAAAGACCTAAAATAATTTACTAGAATACACCaccaggggtgaaagtaagataagattcttgcaggaactgtgcaactcaaaaaaatgttttagtttgtgcgCAAAGCCTGCGAGCATCGTACaagacagatattgataaatcctgctcttttttgacatccttgaaagcataatgcttttttaattgaatgttgTTTGgaatatttaaatataatacatattGTGACGGCGGCAGTGACCTCTTCAAAATGGAGGCAATCAAcaaggactgctgctctttagctcattcaaagcttttattgttgtaaCTACTAATATACACTGGGAGCATGTCACTCACACCAAACAATGCTGGCACAGAGGCCACatcactctcacaccgacccttctcactgttggcCCAACTTaaagtaaatgaaacttaacaagaaaaacaccggaaaaacggcatcaacacatagaaaaacaataacttaacacacctacaacaaaacgaagtacattttaacacattttaacacaaaatacatcttgaaacggcccgaacaatcccctcctatgatgccttgcggcaccaaacagtgtggcggcccccagcggcgcctgccgccgcaacaatatatatatatatatatatatatgtatgtatatatatatatatatatatatatatatatatatttatttatatatatatatatatatatatatatatatatatatatatatatatatatatatatatatatatatatatatatatatatgtgtgtgtgttgtttttagttaaatggtttttttaatttttctctgcatttttgacctgtcctggttgtctcttgagacggggacggggggagtgtccttacatcacctaggcaaccagccatccaatgaaaagaacgcattgagtttacctcacttccacgtgtgcGTGTTTGCagaaggagtgatgctgctcgcatgacagagagatggaCAATATTTTACGAtgcgtgaaccctcacaatttattacttgtggatttatgttttgtttattttgcaaaaatgacttccctgttgtctgcaaaaaacacacaacagtggacattggattaacgttacgctacagcgagagactgccgctacaagctgcaacctgtcacggtaagcgagtGCTCCAGTGCTCATCAGGcacattaaccttgttcaacatgtcacagaagatgtagtctggagataacttttatgtattcatcaattttacactcatttcggtaaaatttgcttgaaaaaagaaagggctcgctttatatgcatgagtgaaagttgcttttcagaggcgttccggggcgttcctgtagaagaggccagtatatttcttaccggcacggcgttccagtgcgttccggcttactttcacctatgtACACCACTATAGTCTTTTTTAAGGaattcaacaaaaaataaatcacacttacagaaaataatattttttgccaGGTGAAACTACTGGTCAGTgtatttcatattattttttGTTGCTCTGGTGTTGAGGCTACATGAACTCCAGATTGATTGTTATGACTGACTGACATGGACAAGATTTTTAACCAGTTTtgtcacacaaaacacaacacgcAAGCAACATTTCATTATGCTGTTGTAACAATTATCTCCAACTTTTAGGCTAAATTTAGCATAGAGAATAAcctttttaaattgtatttgaCACCTTCATATGGAAAGCGACTGGTTGACTAAACCAGTTAAATATAGGAATTAGTAATCCAAAACTGGACTCATATGAGTCAATACCTTTACAGAGTATTTCATGAGGTTTACTGATAGCAGTCCTAGTTTCATTATAAATATCTCTGGACCATTATATTAAATATCTGAATTGTTTCTCCATCACATAAAGAAACAAGCTGAACAAAGAATATCACTCACCAAATGTGTTTCCCACCATGTCAGGGACTTTGTGTGATCGTGAGTAATTACAGAGTAACAATATAACTtcagcattagaaaaaaaagagtttgagAGTTTTTGTCCTCAGACATTTATTTCACTATAAATACAATCATATTCAGAGATATTATGATGAATTGCTTTGTTCTGTGTCCTGATGAGAATCGTCGAGTAGACCACCGAAGTCTCTTCTTCCGCCTGCGGCGAAAAGTGCGTCATTTGAATATCCAAACAGAACAGCACACGACGGACTGAGATCATTACCCAACACTTACGTTGTCATTCCCTCCACAGCGACAGCGATTTGAATATGCTGTGACAAAAAGATAAAGAAGCAACTTTCAAATTAAAGGGGAGAAGACCTCCAGCACAGAACAACAACTGAAGagccaaaatgaaaaacaggaagtttcAGTTCGACAGAGAAATTTACCCACCCGCCCACAGTCTTGATCTGAAGAACAAGAAGGAAAGTGTGATGATCATGAGCCATGAAACGATGAGAGGCACTATGTATCTGACTGGAGTCTGATGTTTTGGCTCTTCTCTACCTGAGGAAGAGTGATCACTTTATTCAGGATAAAAACTGCATTAGATGTGTGGAGATGTGGTAAAACACCCACCTGTTGTGTTATATGCATTTACTGCAACATAACTGCTGGTTACTGTTGCGTTCTCATCAAACGTCTGTGTCGAACTGCAAAGTAAAGGCCCATCTGGCTCTACATGCATTGATATAGAAGTATTGATCACTGTGTCTGAAGTGATTTTCCAGGATTCCACATCACATGTCAAGGCACAAGAGGATGAATCCTTTCTCTGGTGAGCTGCCAATAAGTGAAAAAAGATTTGTAAGGTAAAGTTTTGATAATGTGGGAGTACCCAAGAAACACAGAGTATACAAACTAAGCTCAGAAAAGAGCCTCAAACACAACCTGGACCCACAAGAGTGTTCGTCTCCTACCTCTCAATACACACAAGCAAACGGTGAGAAGCTTCTGGGCTCTGCGGCAGCCTCTCGTCCAGCAGGTATATCGACCAGCATGGGCTGTTTTCACATCTCTGATACGTATGTGCTTGTTCTTCGTCAAAATTTTTGATTCTGGTCCAAGTGAGGATTTTTCATGAAGATTTTGTCCTTCAAAAGTCCATTGTGAGGGGATTATTCCACCCGGACATACTTGCTCAAAAGTCCTGCCTTCTACAACATGAACTGTTGTGTTAGTTTCCTTCCAAATgtctgaggaaaacagaaagagggTTAAAAAATGTGCATGGCAAAACAAATACAGCAAGATAATTTAATGGAACTTATTAGAACAACATGCAACAGTcaaagggccaatcccaattctacctcttacccctacccctacgatatgcgcgttcacgaggcttaagggctatcccaattctactttttaAATAGGGGTAAgggaaaggggaagggctatttcacccctttcagcaaagtctgcatcgatgctccctattctctataggggtaagcggagtttcacattggccagaaaaaaacaacatggtgcCCACCAcagagtcgcacaaatgtaagattgctttctgtatactatttaaaaagctatgaAAAGtgcatttgcttcactgaatttatagatatgcatgacagtgtcccagtcatggattaacgttttagcgctgcgtagcaccgtttccaatcgtaaatgtgtaacttctgaagagcactaattactgtattaacgtcatcttttatcatgttttaacgtaaaatgtttgacacagggacccccgattaaacccgacttctgattcagtttagaggtgaaaatgaataaaagtttttgaaatcaaaatatagcgccaaaacacattgggagtaaattatattattcgtctaagctctAATATgttagtaataaaacgtgtttatataaacatatatgtattactttaggaaattcataaaagaaaatggcttggaaggggaagttacagcccagcaagcttcaaaaaagtgggagaacctcaaaaataaatataaggtaaatgataataccattattaaaaaataaaagtaatttctaatgtaatttctatcatttctaatatccataattttttgttgtgataggagcgcggcggggctttaaagggccaaggggtatcccaattcatagtgctgcaaagatagcccttcccctcagccctattctaaaaggggtaggagagtgataggggtagagctaagggctaaggggtaggggtaaggggtagaattgggattggcccaaAATATCCCATACCTTCCGTCACTCTGAAAACTGTGGATTTTTTGCATTCGGTTCGGTCACAGCTTTCACACCAGTATGATCCTTGATCGAGCTCAGTGAAATTATCAATGACCAGGGAGCGATCACCCTtaacttgtcctcttttatggCTGACAGAGTGAAGCTGTTTTCCATGCTTATCCTCAGAATATATTTCTATTTGGTCGTTTTGGTCGCTCTTCTTGAAAAACCATTTGAAAGAGTCTGAGCGGCTCTTCACAGGTCGACATGGAATCACCGCCTCACATCCCAGTAAGAAACGAAGAGGAACTGCAGGTGCTAAACATCATTTCTCTGTTATTCACACAAAGTTccaat includes:
- the LOC115397004 gene encoding uncharacterized protein LOC115397004; the protein is MRAARMFMHNGFISIYLLILWNSSTFSGNSPAVPLRFLLGCEAVIPCRPVKSRSDSFKWFFKKSDQNDQIEIYSEDKHGKQLHSVSHKRGQVKGDRSLVIDNFTELDQGSYWCESCDRTECKKSTVFRVTEDIWKETNTTVHVVEGRTFEQVCPGGIIPSQWTFEGQNLHEKSSLGPESKILTKNKHIRIRDVKTAHAGRYTCWTRGCRRAQKLLTVCLCVLRAHQRKDSSSCALTCDVESWKITSDTVINTSISMHVEPDGPLLCSSTQTFDENATVTSSYVAVNAYNTTGREEPKHQTPVRYIVPLIVSWLMIITLSFLFFRSRLWAAYSNRCRCGGNDNAEEETSVVYSTILIRTQNKAIHHNISEYDCIYSEINV